From the Leptospira biflexa serovar Patoc strain 'Patoc 1 (Paris)' genome, one window contains:
- a CDS encoding sodium:solute symporter family protein gives MNLQAIFILAYLAITIGIGVYAAQKVKNSKDFILAGRSLPLPISTAALFATWFGSETILGSSVEFAKGGFLAVIQDPFGGALCLFLLGLVFAKYLYRMQILTFGDFYKNRYGKKMEFIAGICLIFSYFGWVAAQFVALGIMVQILFGINQFTAIVIGLVVVIIQLNDVKPIWSSISEKPDGFFSFFPKSNYHDWTLYLSAWMVVGFGSLPQQDIFQRVMSAKSEKVAIRASYYSSVLYLLFALIPLFLGLHAKSLLPDFDLYAESGQLLIPTMVSKFVSPWVQVLFFSALISAILSTASGAILAPSSILSENILKYAFKEMNDKKLLLLSRISVLIIAGISFLLAVGKPSIYALVEDSGGISLVTLFIPMVFGLLSQRADERSTLFSLFVGIGTWLLLEIYGDDMTSHFYGTIASLVAILIGMYLFPKKEKSQVTT, from the coding sequence ATGAATTTGCAAGCCATCTTCATTCTTGCCTACCTCGCCATTACCATAGGCATTGGCGTGTATGCGGCCCAAAAAGTCAAAAATTCAAAAGACTTCATCCTTGCTGGTAGAAGTTTACCACTCCCCATTTCCACTGCTGCCTTATTTGCCACTTGGTTCGGGAGCGAAACCATCCTTGGCTCGTCTGTCGAATTTGCAAAGGGTGGATTTTTAGCTGTCATCCAAGACCCGTTTGGTGGTGCACTTTGTTTGTTTTTACTAGGATTAGTCTTTGCCAAATACCTCTACCGAATGCAAATCTTAACGTTCGGAGATTTTTATAAAAATCGGTATGGCAAAAAGATGGAATTCATTGCTGGGATCTGTCTTATTTTTTCCTATTTTGGATGGGTGGCGGCACAATTTGTGGCCCTTGGGATCATGGTGCAAATTTTATTTGGCATCAACCAATTCACAGCCATCGTCATCGGGCTTGTCGTTGTCATCATCCAACTGAACGATGTTAAACCAATCTGGTCTTCCATTAGCGAAAAACCGGATGGATTCTTTTCCTTCTTTCCAAAATCAAATTACCACGATTGGACCTTGTACCTCTCGGCTTGGATGGTTGTGGGATTTGGATCATTACCCCAACAAGATATCTTTCAGAGAGTGATGTCAGCCAAATCAGAAAAAGTAGCCATACGTGCCTCATATTATTCATCCGTCTTATACTTGTTATTTGCCTTAATCCCACTTTTTCTTGGACTTCATGCCAAAAGTTTACTTCCGGATTTTGATTTATATGCTGAATCGGGTCAACTCCTCATACCAACAATGGTTTCTAAATTTGTAAGCCCTTGGGTTCAGGTTTTATTTTTTTCGGCACTCATCTCAGCCATTTTATCAACAGCATCCGGAGCCATCCTTGCTCCTTCTTCCATTTTATCTGAGAATATTCTAAAATACGCATTTAAAGAAATGAATGATAAAAAATTACTCCTATTATCAAGGATTTCAGTTCTTATCATAGCAGGGATTTCTTTTTTACTCGCGGTGGGTAAACCTTCCATCTATGCACTCGTAGAAGATTCCGGTGGAATCTCCCTTGTCACACTCTTTATCCCCATGGTATTTGGACTTTTGAGTCAGCGAGCCGACGAAAGGTCTACACTATTCTCTCTTTTTGTAGGAATTGGTACTTGGCTCTTACTTGAGATTTATGGCGATGATATGACCAGTCATTTTTACGGAACCATCGCAAGCCTTGTGGCCATTCTCATTGGAATGTATCTCTTCCCTAAGAAAGAGAAATCTCAAGTAACCACGTAA
- a CDS encoding DedA family protein, with protein sequence MINEILGLPPLVLWVFFCFSNFLENIFPPWPGDTITVFSGFISSTQNAPISFSSVVLATFFGNLLGALVMYYFGERFLLFLKRTKIPFLSSLYHEENLRKTLVWFRKYEIVVVLVSRFSAGIRFFVSIVAGMSKMNIIKFVVLYSIAISMWCGMLLFGGSFLGTNWNQIIVILSYYNQTIGLILLFLILYFLYQMLKKRNTKLT encoded by the coding sequence ATGATCAATGAAATTCTCGGGTTACCACCATTGGTACTTTGGGTTTTTTTCTGTTTTTCGAATTTTTTGGAGAATATTTTCCCACCTTGGCCAGGGGACACCATCACTGTTTTTTCTGGTTTTATCTCTTCCACACAAAACGCACCGATCTCTTTTTCTTCTGTTGTACTCGCTACTTTTTTTGGAAATCTTCTCGGTGCCTTGGTGATGTATTATTTTGGGGAGCGGTTTTTGTTGTTTTTGAAACGAACCAAAATTCCTTTTCTTTCGTCTCTTTACCACGAAGAAAACTTACGGAAGACCTTGGTATGGTTTCGAAAGTATGAGATTGTCGTGGTTTTGGTCTCTCGGTTTTCTGCTGGGATTCGATTTTTTGTTTCGATTGTGGCCGGGATGTCCAAAATGAACATCATTAAATTTGTAGTTCTTTATTCCATTGCCATTTCTATGTGGTGTGGAATGCTTCTATTTGGCGGTTCCTTCCTTGGGACCAACTGGAACCAAATCATTGTTATACTATCTTACTACAATCAAACGATTGGTCTCATTCTACTTTTTCTGATTTTATACTTCCTTTACCAAATGTTGAAGAAAAGAAATACGAAGTTGACATGA
- a CDS encoding exodeoxyribonuclease VII small subunit encodes MVDKKTISFEEAIRELEDIAEKLERGTLSLEDSIKAYERGMELKKICSERLVDAEAKIEFLTKAPNGEVVKSTVKKKKDESPSKQAEEDLF; translated from the coding sequence ATGGTAGATAAAAAAACAATTAGTTTTGAAGAAGCAATCCGTGAATTAGAAGACATTGCCGAAAAGTTAGAACGTGGGACATTGTCCTTGGAAGATTCTATCAAAGCATACGAACGTGGAATGGAACTCAAAAAAATTTGTTCCGAACGATTGGTGGATGCGGAAGCAAAAATTGAATTCTTAACAAAAGCACCTAACGGTGAAGTGGTGAAATCCACTGTGAAAAAAAAGAAGGATGAATCACCTTCAAAACAAGCGGAAGAAGATTTATTTTAA
- a CDS encoding D-alanine--D-alanine ligase: MSKIKIALLFGGISGEHIISVRSSAFIFATIDREKYDVCPVYINPNGKFWIPTVSEPIYPDPSGKTEIEFLQEFNKANAIVSPSEPADISQMGFLSAFLGLHGGAGEDGRIQGFLDTLGIPHTGSGVLASSLAMDKYRANILFEAMGIPVAPFLELEKGKTDPRKTLLNLSFSYPVFIKPTLGGSSVNTGMAKTAEEAMTLVDKIFVTDDRVLVQKLVSGTEVSIGVLEKPEGKKRNPFPLVPTEIRPKSEFFDFEAKYTKGASEEITPAPVGDEVTKTLQEYTLRCHEILGCKGYSRTDFIISDGVPYVLETNTLPGMTGTSLIPQQAKALGINMKDVFTWLLEISLS; the protein is encoded by the coding sequence ATGTCAAAAATCAAAATAGCTCTACTTTTCGGAGGCATCTCTGGAGAGCATATCATTTCTGTTCGTTCTTCTGCCTTTATTTTTGCGACCATTGATAGGGAAAAATATGACGTTTGTCCCGTCTATATCAATCCCAATGGAAAGTTTTGGATCCCGACAGTGTCCGAACCCATCTACCCAGATCCGTCGGGCAAAACGGAAATTGAATTTTTACAAGAATTTAACAAAGCCAATGCAATTGTTTCTCCGAGTGAACCTGCCGATATCAGTCAGATGGGATTTTTGTCCGCCTTCCTTGGATTACACGGGGGAGCCGGTGAAGATGGAAGGATCCAAGGGTTTTTGGATACACTGGGAATTCCGCACACTGGTTCGGGTGTCCTTGCCTCAAGCCTCGCCATGGATAAATACCGGGCCAATATTTTATTTGAAGCCATGGGGATCCCTGTTGCACCTTTTTTAGAATTAGAAAAGGGGAAAACGGATCCAAGAAAAACTCTCCTCAACCTTTCCTTTTCGTATCCAGTATTCATTAAACCAACATTAGGCGGCTCAAGTGTCAATACAGGAATGGCAAAAACTGCAGAAGAAGCCATGACTCTTGTGGATAAAATTTTTGTCACCGATGACCGAGTTCTTGTTCAAAAACTTGTTTCCGGAACAGAAGTATCCATAGGTGTTTTAGAAAAACCGGAAGGGAAAAAACGAAATCCATTCCCTTTGGTTCCTACAGAAATCAGACCCAAATCAGAATTTTTTGATTTTGAAGCAAAATACACCAAAGGTGCCAGTGAAGAGATCACACCTGCCCCTGTGGGGGATGAGGTGACAAAAACCTTACAGGAGTATACATTAAGGTGCCATGAAATTTTAGGTTGTAAAGGTTATTCCCGGACAGACTTTATCATCTCCGATGGAGTTCCCTATGTACTAGAAACCAATACCTTACCTGGAATGACGGGAACAAGTCTCATCCCTCAACAAGCGAAAGCCTTGGGGATCAATATGAAAGATGTATTTACGTGGTTACTTGAGATTTCTCTTTCTTAG
- a CDS encoding SpoIIE family protein phosphatase, producing MDSWGKISFDFYTFGSLVGVIFTFYNAQLFLTVKEKSEATFNLGMGTLWLGIFHFGYLINFSFMGPASAYMRWFVITGAMAGSVYLTGFFLSYPEIYYPRLKKSIFRILSGVVILVTAYFVFVSFKAGRLFFFSGHYWDFPLPLFYKAYALIVLVFFVTFTVLALIQLFKMPKENRFTLISILISFVLVTMIPGFLNVLSRDGAIGRGLYQTITDLVLVVGLFVANVVYINNTKDKTTIISRIIGISLASFLLILQLVAYSVIQQTESNYDLVHTARAKNYIFGLETDQVPSFHYSYDIKNKTFITHKGLEETKLEPKEYVTEFWNVWVLEMILSFESSSDWKEKTKELILDLPEMNRGYSKEITRLLSDDSIKSPKDLIGEIESEKRKILYTRNKLKEIPIAGFTEKANDLVKKEEGALSGFYAEARSVLFSSLSEEKKYKSLDLMFSPMPNHGERNYRGQVKFESKEPNFSFYVSYLIVDKKNAIVHEVGYPYNDYRSFQHEVTLPWIIGLIALAILVIFGYRLFFLIALIRPIEQIIEGLTEVNSGNLEYRLTVHVEDDIGFMARSFNRMVRSIQAARKKLQQYAEQLEVKVQERTKELENTLKEVQSLKHQQDGDYFLTSLLLQPFNVNHAMHENVRVDFLLEQKKKFTFKQYEKEIGGDLNIANQIILNNRSYTVFLNADAMGKSMQGAGGALVLGSVFESIITRTQLLSEARNTYPERWIKNTFLELHKIFEGFDGSMLVSLVLGVVDNETGLLYFINAEHPWIVLYRDGIASFIENELMFRKLGTSGVQGNLYIKTFQLEAGDILIAGSDGRDDLLISHTADGKRIINEDERLFLKMVEAGKGELDLIYDEMAKFGALTDDLSLLRVSFIEEKERYKIEKEKLKEIQSLLAKAKEASDSSDLQEAVTYLEKAHSLEENIPEIKKKFIQLYLKLKDYGKAKKMAKDYSLLRPMDTEIMYITAFCARKVADIKTAIDFGERVRLRDPNHVKNLINLGQTYLADKNYARAENILGSALALDPENPSLIRLIEHIHKKQLKQEETRQSLN from the coding sequence ATGGATTCATGGGGCAAGATTTCTTTTGATTTTTATACGTTTGGTTCGCTTGTTGGAGTCATTTTTACTTTTTACAATGCACAATTATTTTTAACGGTAAAGGAAAAATCGGAAGCAACGTTTAATTTAGGAATGGGAACCCTTTGGTTAGGAATTTTCCATTTTGGTTATCTCATTAATTTTTCCTTTATGGGACCTGCCTCTGCCTATATGAGATGGTTTGTGATCACAGGAGCAATGGCGGGCTCTGTCTACTTAACTGGGTTTTTCTTAAGTTATCCTGAAATTTATTACCCACGACTCAAAAAATCGATCTTTCGAATCTTGAGTGGAGTTGTTATTTTAGTAACAGCTTATTTTGTCTTTGTCAGTTTCAAAGCAGGTCGACTGTTTTTTTTCAGTGGTCATTATTGGGATTTTCCACTTCCTCTTTTTTATAAAGCCTACGCTCTCATTGTCCTCGTATTCTTTGTCACCTTTACAGTCCTTGCTTTGATCCAATTATTCAAGATGCCGAAAGAGAATCGATTTACTTTGATTAGTATTTTAATCTCCTTCGTTTTGGTCACTATGATCCCTGGTTTTTTGAATGTTTTGTCAAGAGACGGGGCAATCGGGCGTGGATTGTACCAAACCATCACTGATCTTGTTTTGGTTGTTGGATTATTTGTAGCAAATGTGGTGTATATCAACAATACAAAAGATAAAACCACCATCATTTCCCGAATCATTGGAATCTCTCTCGCATCCTTTTTGTTGATTTTACAATTAGTTGCTTATTCTGTGATCCAACAAACGGAATCTAATTATGATTTGGTGCATACGGCTAGGGCTAAAAATTATATTTTTGGTTTGGAAACAGACCAAGTTCCGAGTTTTCACTATTCATATGATATTAAAAACAAAACATTTATCACTCATAAAGGTTTAGAAGAAACCAAATTAGAACCAAAGGAGTATGTGACAGAGTTTTGGAATGTTTGGGTTTTGGAGATGATCCTTTCCTTTGAATCATCCTCTGATTGGAAAGAAAAAACAAAGGAACTCATTTTGGATTTACCGGAAATGAACAGAGGGTATTCGAAAGAAATCACACGTTTGCTTTCAGATGATTCCATCAAAAGTCCAAAAGATTTGATTGGCGAAATCGAATCAGAAAAGCGAAAGATCCTTTACACACGCAACAAATTGAAAGAGATACCCATCGCAGGCTTTACAGAAAAGGCCAATGACTTAGTAAAAAAAGAAGAGGGTGCACTTTCTGGATTTTATGCAGAAGCAAGATCGGTTTTATTTTCTTCGCTTTCGGAGGAAAAAAAATATAAATCCCTCGACCTGATGTTTTCTCCGATGCCAAACCACGGTGAAAGAAATTACCGGGGCCAAGTCAAGTTTGAATCCAAGGAACCAAATTTTTCATTTTACGTCAGTTATCTCATCGTCGATAAAAAAAATGCAATTGTCCACGAAGTGGGTTATCCATATAACGATTATCGTAGTTTCCAACATGAAGTTACTTTGCCTTGGATCATTGGTTTAATTGCTCTTGCCATCCTTGTGATTTTTGGATACAGGTTATTTTTTCTCATCGCCCTGATCCGACCCATTGAACAGATCATAGAAGGGTTAACAGAAGTGAATTCTGGTAATTTAGAATACAGGCTGACTGTGCATGTAGAAGATGATATTGGATTTATGGCAAGGTCATTCAATCGAATGGTTCGTTCCATCCAAGCTGCTCGAAAAAAATTACAACAATACGCAGAACAATTGGAAGTAAAAGTGCAGGAAAGGACAAAAGAGTTGGAGAATACTCTTAAAGAAGTTCAATCTTTGAAACACCAACAAGATGGAGATTATTTCCTCACTTCTCTTTTATTACAACCATTTAACGTCAATCATGCGATGCATGAAAATGTGCGGGTGGATTTTTTATTAGAACAAAAAAAGAAATTCACCTTCAAACAATACGAGAAAGAAATTGGTGGTGACTTGAACATCGCAAACCAAATCATTTTAAATAATCGGTCATATACTGTATTTTTAAATGCCGATGCCATGGGGAAATCGATGCAAGGGGCAGGGGGGGCACTTGTCTTAGGTTCTGTGTTTGAATCGATCATCACAAGAACCCAACTTTTGAGTGAAGCAAGGAATACCTATCCGGAACGATGGATCAAAAATACATTTCTCGAGCTTCATAAAATTTTTGAAGGTTTTGACGGATCAATGCTTGTCTCTCTTGTGTTAGGTGTTGTTGACAACGAAACAGGATTACTTTATTTCATCAATGCGGAACACCCTTGGATCGTTTTGTACAGAGATGGGATCGCAAGTTTTATCGAAAATGAATTGATGTTTCGTAAATTAGGCACCTCAGGTGTACAAGGAAATTTATACATCAAAACCTTTCAATTGGAAGCAGGAGATATATTAATTGCAGGTTCAGACGGTCGTGATGACCTCCTCATTTCCCATACGGCCGATGGGAAAAGAATCATCAATGAAGATGAAAGATTGTTCCTCAAAATGGTGGAAGCAGGAAAAGGGGAACTTGATTTAATTTATGATGAGATGGCAAAGTTTGGTGCCCTTACAGATGATCTTTCCTTACTTCGAGTTTCGTTCATTGAAGAAAAAGAACGTTATAAAATCGAAAAAGAAAAATTAAAAGAAATCCAATCTCTTTTAGCCAAGGCAAAGGAAGCGAGTGATTCCTCTGATTTACAAGAAGCGGTGACCTATTTGGAAAAAGCGCATTCTTTGGAAGAGAACATCCCTGAGATCAAAAAGAAATTCATCCAGTTGTATCTGAAACTTAAGGATTATGGGAAGGCAAAAAAGATGGCAAAGGATTATAGCCTACTTCGCCCGATGGATACAGAAATCATGTACATCACCGCATTTTGCGCAAGGAAGGTTGCCGATATCAAAACTGCCATTGATTTTGGAGAAAGGGTACGCCTACGCGATCCAAACCATGTCAAAAACCTGATCAATTTGGGACAAACCTATTTAGCGGATAAAAATTATGCACGCGCGGAGAATATCCTCGGTTCCGCTTTGGCTCTGGATCCCGAAAATCCTAGTTTGATCCGGCTCATCGAACACATTCACAAGAAACAATTGAAACAAGAGGAAACCAGACAGAGTCTAAACTGA
- the xseA gene encoding exodeoxyribonuclease VII large subunit, giving the protein MEIVDSSLSVSEVNRRIKAKLQDAPEFKNFWVRGEISNYSQTNSSGHMYFSLKDTTSVIKCAFFSYQAKNYKGTPLRNGMEILVYGSVSVYEPGGYYSITVQKIEELGEGDILLRIEKLKKTLAEKGIFDASHKRPLPKFPKRLGIVTSPKGAAVEDIIRIATDLNPSIQILVSPCLVQGDGAENSIIEAIKEINDPKWEVDVIIAGRGGGSFEDLMAFNQESVVMAYYQSRLPIISAVGHEIDRVLTDLAADATTPTPTAAAKLAIPNVSDTLIRLDEMEDRLRSALTGVIRIGKEKWFGVTNRAVLQNPKSILEPRQNHFDEIITKISLLGKNYLVKKQSEFQKFEVFHQNWKSYLERVHNKFRLAEQRLDHFSPLGTLKRGYSVLRNTNKQVISSVKQIQKNETLEVFLFDGKLQVEVKETLGSENGR; this is encoded by the coding sequence ATGGAAATCGTGGATTCGTCTCTATCCGTAAGCGAAGTCAATCGTCGTATTAAGGCGAAACTCCAAGATGCACCTGAATTTAAAAACTTTTGGGTGCGCGGAGAAATCTCAAACTACAGCCAAACCAATAGTTCTGGGCATATGTATTTTTCGTTAAAAGATACAACAAGTGTCATTAAATGTGCTTTTTTTTCTTACCAAGCCAAAAACTACAAAGGAACTCCTCTCCGCAATGGAATGGAAATCCTTGTATATGGATCTGTTTCTGTTTATGAACCAGGTGGGTATTATAGTATCACCGTCCAAAAGATTGAAGAATTGGGGGAAGGAGATATCCTCCTCCGCATTGAAAAACTAAAAAAAACACTCGCCGAAAAAGGAATCTTTGACGCCTCCCACAAACGGCCGTTACCTAAATTTCCGAAACGATTGGGAATTGTCACCTCTCCCAAAGGTGCAGCCGTGGAAGACATCATTCGTATTGCCACAGACCTCAATCCTTCCATCCAAATTTTAGTCTCCCCTTGCCTTGTCCAAGGCGATGGAGCTGAAAACTCAATCATCGAAGCCATAAAAGAAATCAATGACCCAAAATGGGAAGTGGATGTGATCATCGCAGGTCGTGGTGGTGGTTCCTTCGAAGACCTCATGGCGTTTAACCAAGAGTCGGTGGTAATGGCCTATTACCAATCAAGACTCCCCATCATATCGGCTGTGGGTCATGAAATTGATCGAGTCCTTACCGATCTTGCGGCAGATGCAACAACCCCCACACCCACAGCGGCAGCCAAACTTGCCATCCCGAATGTATCGGACACCCTCATCCGTTTGGATGAAATGGAAGATCGATTACGATCTGCACTCACTGGTGTGATTCGAATTGGAAAAGAAAAATGGTTTGGTGTGACAAACCGAGCGGTCTTACAAAATCCAAAATCAATTTTGGAACCAAGACAAAATCATTTTGATGAAATCATCACCAAAATTTCCTTACTTGGAAAAAACTATTTGGTCAAAAAACAGAGTGAGTTCCAGAAGTTTGAGGTTTTCCATCAAAACTGGAAATCGTATTTGGAACGAGTACATAATAAATTCCGACTCGCAGAACAACGATTAGATCACTTTTCTCCGCTCGGTACCTTAAAACGAGGATACTCAGTCTTGCGGAATACAAACAAACAAGTTATCTCGTCTGTGAAGCAGATTCAAAAAAATGAAACATTAGAAGTATTTTTATTTGATGGCAAACTGCAAGTGGAAGTGAAAGAAACATTAGGATCAGAGAATGGTAGATAA
- a CDS encoding AI-2E family transporter: protein MNWITNKNETIVYILLAGIFLATCFTLFFVFKPFLWASFLALLFYLTTRKIHKRLKNVLGVKFHGLSPYIMVILMLACVFIPSYLIVSTLIRESLNLVSYVRNQLTEESIVALLLNSPILTDFFTENEFFWIKLPIMYREYVGQHMDILNLDSIYSLLKNSSGFLLGSFEVPGAIIFNGFFTFILLFFLYKEGSRMEHGLFLLLPFPTEIEERLGRRIEEAIRTVMMGNMFISLLQGALVYFLLLFTSVSNKFLLSSIATIFSLIPVVGTSVVWFPIGLYMGLVQENWTGSVLFMIAGAASYLILENFVKPKILDKKLKTHPFLIFLSLIGGLQEFGVAGIIIGPMALTLVIILWDFWKIFRETRFQTT from the coding sequence ATGAACTGGATCACAAATAAAAACGAAACCATCGTCTATATATTGTTAGCAGGAATTTTTCTTGCGACATGTTTTACTTTATTTTTTGTTTTTAAACCATTTTTGTGGGCTAGTTTTTTAGCATTATTATTCTATTTAACTACAAGAAAAATACACAAACGATTAAAAAATGTTTTAGGAGTGAAATTCCACGGGCTTTCTCCCTATATCATGGTCATCCTGATGCTTGCTTGTGTGTTCATACCTTCTTATTTAATCGTTTCTACCTTAATCCGAGAATCTTTGAACTTAGTCAGTTATGTGAGAAACCAACTGACAGAAGAATCGATTGTTGCCTTACTATTAAATAGCCCAATCTTAACTGATTTTTTTACCGAGAATGAATTTTTTTGGATCAAACTTCCCATCATGTACCGGGAATACGTGGGCCAACACATGGACATCCTAAACTTAGATTCGATTTATAGTTTATTAAAAAACTCTTCTGGATTTTTACTCGGTTCCTTTGAAGTGCCTGGTGCCATCATCTTCAATGGATTTTTTACATTCATCCTTCTGTTTTTTCTTTATAAAGAAGGAAGTCGCATGGAACACGGCTTATTTTTATTATTACCTTTCCCTACTGAAATTGAGGAACGATTGGGTCGACGAATTGAGGAAGCGATACGCACAGTGATGATGGGAAATATGTTTATCTCCCTTTTACAAGGAGCGTTGGTCTATTTTTTACTACTGTTTACTTCTGTTTCGAACAAGTTTTTACTTTCTAGCATTGCGACAATTTTTTCACTCATCCCTGTTGTTGGCACTTCTGTGGTTTGGTTTCCTATCGGTTTGTATATGGGACTAGTCCAAGAAAACTGGACAGGTAGTGTTTTGTTTATGATCGCTGGAGCCGCAAGTTACCTTATCTTAGAAAATTTCGTGAAGCCAAAAATTTTAGATAAAAAGTTAAAAACACATCCTTTCCTTATCTTTTTATCCTTAATTGGCGGTTTACAAGAGTTTGGTGTTGCAGGGATTATCATTGGACCGATGGCATTAACACTTGTCATCATATTATGGGATTTTTGGAAAATTTTCCGAGAGACCCGATTCCAAACTACCTAA
- a CDS encoding MlaE family ABC transporter permease, with amino-acid sequence MIRLYRKTIEPLLYAIGYTVLLLFRAIGQSHQLYFKRREILEQMFIAGVGSLFVVSIVSVFTGMILGLNTGLGLRDFGAEGQIGLLLTITLTREMSPFMTSLILAASVGSAMAAEIGTMKVSEEIDALEVMSISPIRYLVMPRIVGFSLMVPVLCVYSAALGILGGGIVGHFQLGIDIISYFQDVYYRISSVPGLKDLYVGLLKGYVFGLSIATISCSQGLRTEGGAIGVGQTTRKAVVTSFLMVIFSGYVLTALFYK; translated from the coding sequence ATGATCCGTCTCTATAGAAAAACCATTGAACCACTATTGTATGCCATTGGGTATACGGTATTACTGCTCTTTCGAGCGATTGGCCAGTCCCACCAATTGTATTTCAAACGCCGTGAGATCTTGGAACAGATGTTCATCGCAGGTGTAGGATCTCTTTTTGTTGTGTCCATTGTTTCTGTGTTCACGGGAATGATCCTTGGACTGAACACGGGACTTGGGCTTAGAGATTTTGGTGCCGAAGGTCAAATTGGACTTTTACTCACCATCACCCTCACTCGTGAAATGTCTCCATTTATGACTTCTCTCATCCTAGCCGCCTCTGTTGGGTCTGCGATGGCTGCTGAGATTGGAACCATGAAAGTTTCCGAAGAGATTGATGCCTTGGAAGTGATGTCAATCAGTCCAATCAGGTATCTTGTGATGCCGCGTATCGTTGGGTTTTCCCTTATGGTGCCTGTGCTATGTGTTTATTCAGCTGCTCTTGGAATTTTAGGTGGTGGCATCGTGGGACACTTCCAATTGGGAATTGATATCATTAGTTACTTCCAAGATGTGTATTACCGCATTTCCTCTGTCCCAGGTCTAAAGGATTTGTATGTCGGACTTCTGAAAGGGTATGTGTTTGGATTGTCCATTGCCACCATCTCCTGTAGCCAAGGTCTTAGAACCGAGGGCGGAGCCATTGGAGTGGGCCAAACCACAAGGAAGGCTGTAGTCACTTCCTTTTTAATGGTCATCTTTTCGGGTTATGTGCTCACAGCCTTATTCTATAAGTAA
- a CDS encoding ABC transporter ATP-binding protein, with product MEPFAIEMKNVHKAFGKRKILRGMNIQVKQGETMVILGPSGTGKSVSLKHITGLLDPDEGDCFIFGESIVHANQKKREELRSKLGVLFQSGALINWLTVYENVALPLREHKIADGAELDRIVMEKLQWLDLVPAKDTLPSNISGGMKKRVGLARALTSQPKIVMYDEPTSGLDPVMSNVINDLVIRLQKELGLTSIVVTHDMNSAYRIADRISFLYEGKVQFCGTPEEIQSSKDPVIQQFIHGNTVGPMILDHSELKKGKSN from the coding sequence ATGGAACCATTTGCCATTGAAATGAAAAATGTCCACAAAGCCTTCGGCAAACGTAAGATCTTACGTGGGATGAACATACAGGTAAAACAAGGGGAAACCATGGTCATCCTTGGTCCCTCTGGTACAGGAAAATCAGTGAGTTTAAAACACATCACAGGCCTACTGGATCCCGATGAAGGGGACTGTTTTATTTTTGGAGAATCCATTGTCCATGCGAATCAAAAAAAGAGAGAAGAGTTACGATCCAAACTCGGGGTTCTTTTCCAATCGGGTGCACTCATCAATTGGCTCACCGTGTATGAAAATGTAGCCCTACCATTACGGGAGCATAAAATTGCAGATGGAGCAGAGCTCGATCGCATTGTGATGGAAAAATTACAATGGTTAGACCTAGTACCTGCCAAAGATACTTTACCGAGTAATATCTCGGGAGGGATGAAAAAACGTGTGGGCCTTGCCCGAGCTCTCACCTCACAGCCAAAAATTGTGATGTATGACGAACCCACATCGGGACTTGACCCAGTCATGTCCAATGTCATCAACGACCTTGTCATCAGATTACAAAAAGAACTTGGTCTAACTTCCATTGTGGTCACACATGATATGAATTCAGCGTACCGCATCGCCGATCGGATCAGTTTTTTGTATGAAGGGAAGGTTCAGTTTTGTGGAACTCCAGAGGAAATCCAATCATCCAAAGACCCTGTGATCCAACAATTCATCCACGGGAATACAGTGGGTCCCATGATCCTGGACCATTCGGAATTAAAAAAAGGAAAATCAAATTGA